CTTCTGGATGTCCGAAAATCCAGAATAAATGCTCCCAAATAACCGTGTTACCACCCATAGTTGTCACAAAGAAATTAGATCCAAACATACGATCAAACATCATTAAAACAAGACCGACTGTTAATGGAGGGAAAGCAAATAAAATTAGTGCTGAGGTGACAAAAGTTGTCCAAGTAAACAACGGCATTCTCATATACGTCATTCCAGGAGCACGCATGTTAATGATCGTAACAAGGAAATTGATACCACCAATTAATGTTCCTAGCCCTGAAATCTGTAAACCTAAAACATAAAAATCTATACCGTGCCCCTTTGAAGCCATAGCAAGAGATGCATATGAAGTCCAACCGGCATCAGGTGCACCATCAAAAAACCATGAAAGGTTTAGGAATACTCCTCCAAAGAAGAATAACCAAAATCCTAAAGCATTTACAAATGGAAACGCAACATCACGTGCACCAATTTGTAACGGCATAACCGCATTCATAAAAGCAAACACGAGCGGCATTGCTGCAAGGAATATCATAGTTGTTCCATGCATTGTTATAATTTCATTAAATAATCCTGCACTAACAAAATCATTGTTAGGTACTGCAAGCTGGATGCGGATAAATACCGCCTCAAGTCCGCCGACTACAAAGAAGAATCCACCTGCAATAAGATATAGGATGGCGATTTTTTTATGGTCAACAGTCGTTAAAAAGTCCCACAAAGTCGCACCAAATCCTTTTTTTTGTGCATAGGTACTCACAATTTTACCTCCCTTTCTACCAATTCCCCTATTATTCCTGGACTTTTAATCCCATTAAATATGCTGTTAAAGCATCAAGCTCATCTTCACTTAATTGTGGATATTTATCCGTCATTAAATTTCCTGGCTTGTATTTTTCTGGAGTTCGTATCCAATTCTTTAATTCTTCCTCATTATGGTCTAATACACCCGCAATACGAGAGCGATCACCAAAGTTTGATAAGTTCGGAGCTAACCTTGCTTCTGGAGGTGCTGCATTTGCTGGTGTAACTGCATGACAGCTGATACAGTTTTTATTGAAAATTTCTTGACCATCTTGAGCAAGTGCGGTTTCAGCTTTAGCAGGTTCTTTTACATCCTTCATATCAGCTACCCAGTTATCAAAGTCATCGCGGTTCATCGTTTTAACTTTAAAGTCCATTAAAGCATGTGATGGTCCACAAAGCTCAGCACACTTACCGTAGAATAAATCTCCCGCTTCTTTAGCCTTAGCACTATCAAACTCTAACCAAAATTTATTCACATTCTCGGTATTGGTATCAAGCTTTCCGCCTACCGCTGGAACCCAGAAAGAGTGTTTAACATCAGAAGAAATCAAATTAAAATATACCTTCTCATCAGTTGGAACGACCAAATCTTGACTGGTCACAATTTCTTGACCAGGATATTCAAATTCCCACCAATATAAATTGGAACGTACATTGATAACAAGTGCATCAGAATCTTTCTTATCCATTGGTGATACATCTGCTAATTTAAATGTAGCAGAAACCGTTGGAACTGCTAAAAGCAATAGTAATAAAATAGGTATAACAGTCCAAATAATTTCTAGTTTGTGACTTCCTTCTACCTGTTTTGGTATCCTATCATCTTTTCGTCTAAATTTAACCAAGACAAGAATAAAGATTACTGCTACAACTAAAATAACCCCTACCATAATCAATGTACTAAGTTTCATCAGATCATATTGCATGTCTGCAACTTCACCAGCAGGCCTTAATGTCGATAGGAACGGTTCGCCACATCCTGAAAGGATAAGCGAAAGAATCGCAAATATCGAGATTAAACGCCATTTTGCAAGCCTTTTCATAGCTAAATCATACCCCTCTTTCGCTAAATGATTTCTTTAATTATCTGTGATCAAAAATGTATGTAGTATTATTCCTTCTTAAACGTTAAAAGAAACCTGGAGGCAAAAAGCTATAATGCCTCCATTATTTTTTTAAACAATAGGAATACTTATATTCCCCTAATCAAGAAAGAACATCCCAGCTAAACTAACGTTACAATGACCATTGCGACAAAAATAATGGTTAGATATTGCAATGAGTACACAAACATTAATTTTGCCCACTTAATATCATCTTTGATCTTATATCCATAAATCCCTAATACAAGCCAACCGATATTTAATACAGTTGCCAAAATTAGAAATGGGATTCCTAATGAAGTAAGTAATAAGGGTGTTGGCAGTAATGCTGCTACCCATACTAGGATGTGTTTCTTAGTCGTTTTAAACCCCTTCACCACTGGAAGCATTGGAATGCCAGCAGCGCGATATTCCTCTACCCTTCTCATAGCAAGAGCATAAAAATGGGGAGGCTGCCAAATAAACATAATAATAAACAATGACCATGCAATAATATCAAGATTTCCATCTACTGCAGCCCAGCCAATTAATGGCGGTACAGCTCCAGATATACTACCTATGATAGTATTAGATACCAGCTGTCGCTTAGACCACATAGAGTAGAGGACAACATAACTAAAAACCCCAAGCAGCCCAATCACTGTTGCAGTTACAGTAGTAAACAATAAAAAAATTGTACCGATAGTAATTAAGATAATACCTAATCCAAGTACCTTTGACGGAACTATTTTCCCAGTAACCGTTGGTCTTGATTTTGTTCTTTCCATTAACGGGTCTATATCACGATCAATGTAATTATTAATGCTGCATGAGCCCGCAATTATTAAGGAGGAACCAATTACGGTAAATAAGACTATATCTAAGTTGCTTAGGAAACTTTGCCCGCTAAAATGCAGCGCAAGCCAAATACCAGTAAAAGTAGTAATAAGATTTGAATTTACAATTCCAATCTTTATAAGTGCCATAAAATCTTTCCACATTGTGGTCTTTACCAAATGTGAATTTAGGCCTGTAGAGCCATTATCAATCGTCGCTTCACCGAATGCCTTTGAATTTGGCATCTTTCCCCCTCCTAAAATGTTCTAATTATTATTATAAACCCGATAGATAACTTTACCAAATTATAATAGTTATTTATAAGCTATTATTATTTTATAATATTGTTATTTAAGGAACACTTTCTCTGTATATTAAATCACACTTTGGTGAATTTTTGTGAATTTTTTTTGAATAATTTTTGTCTAAATTGTGTCCGCTCGTATTTACTACCCATTATACTATATTTTAGAATCTTTAGATAATAAAATACACTCTAATTTAAGCAAAATCTAATACTTTCTTTGTGTTATACACAACAAAAGCATCTTTAACGATTGTTATATATAAGTACAATTTAACCTACTTTATATTAGTAACAGACACTACTCTATTTAGCAATAGTTTTCACTATAACAATAGTGAAAAATAAATGCTATTCATAATGATAATTTATTTAAAAGTTATGCAAAAATTTCAGTTTTAATTCTGTTCTTTTTCCTGCGTTTTCGTTATGATAAGTAAGTACTTTTATCACTTCCTTTTCCAAATCATTATATTTACAAAATATCGATAGAAACGATTAAACTTTTAGTTAAGAAGGTGATTTTTTGCAACGGTCTTTAAAGTGGTTAGCTGTAGCAACTACTATTGGAATGATATTGGTTCTACTCGGGGGAGCCCTAGTAACAAAAACAGAGTCCGGTATGGGGTGCGGGAGATCTTGGCCTTTATGTAACGGTGAGTTCGTGCCAACGGATATAACTCCCGAGTTAGTAATCGAACTTGCTCACAGACTGGTGTCTGGCTCAGTTGGTTTTTTGGTATTGGCTTTATCTATTTGGTCTTGGAAAGTAATTGGGCACATCAGGGAAACGAAATTCCTATCTTTTCTTTCGTTTTTCTTTTTATTGTTACAAGGATTGATCGGAGCAGCAGCGGTAATTTGGGAACAGTCTGATTTTATCCTCGCCCTGCACTTTGGTATCTCACTCATTTCCTTTGCAGCTGTATTTTTACTTACTTTATTAATCTTTGAAATTGATAAAAAGTTTGAGGCTGATAAACTCATTATCGATAAAAGAATGGGCTTCCATATTATCTCTATTTCCATTTATAGTTATTTTGTCATTTATACAGGTGCATTAGTACGTCATACACAATCGAGCTTGGTATGCCGTGATTGGCCATTATGTATCAACGACAGTCCAGCCCTCCCAAGTAATCTTTATGAGTGGGTACAGATGGGACATCGCGCCGCAGCAGCTGGCATTTTCATTTGGATCGCATATGTAACTTACTTAGCAATTAAAAAGTATCGCCAGCAAAAAGTTATCTATTGGGGTTGGGTCAGTGCATTTACACTAGTATCCCTTCAGGTTTTATCGGGAGCTGTTATTATTTTTTCCCGGTTAAATCTTTACATCGCATTGTTGCATGCTCTATTTATTACCTGTTTATTCGGTGTGCTAAGCTATTTTCTCTTATTACTCTCACGATCACGTAAGAATCAATAGATTGAAAAAAGTTGCCAGATATTATCTTGGCAACTTTTTTTATTTCATCATTTTTCTAGTTCGAGCAATAAATCCCCAGTTTGAATAGCATCTTCATTTTTTATATAAATTTCCTTAACTACTCCCGAATATGGTGCTTGGACTGTTGTTTCCATTTTCATAGCTTCGGTAATCAAGAGATGATCCCCTCGTTCTACTCTTTCCCCTTTTTCCACTAATACCTTTACAACCGTACCAGGCATGGTAGCGGAAATATGTGTTTCATTTTTAGGATCTGCTTTTACTCTAGTTAATACCGCAGCTTTAATACTTTCATCCTTAATATTAACCTCACGCGGCTGACCATTAAGTTCAAAATACACCACTCGTGTACCATCCGCCTGTGGCTGACCAATTGAAACAAGTTTAACGATAAGTGTTTTACCTGTTTCAATTTCTACTTCAATTTCTTCACCAAGTCTTAGACCATAAAGGAAAGTAGGGGTATCTAGAAAGGATAAATTTCCATATAGCTCAACCGTATTTAAATACTCTTTATAAACCTTTGGATACAGTGCATAGGAAATCAAATCAATATCAGAGATATTTCGCCCTATCTCTTTCCCTAACTCATCCTTTAAGTCTGAAAAATTAATTTCTGGAAGTAATTCACCTGGACGAACCTCCAAAGGTTTTTTTCCCTTTAAAATGACGTTCTGAAGTCTTTCTGGGAATCCTTGGTGCGGCTGACCGAGATATCCTTGAAACAATTCAACTACCGAATCTGGAAAATCAATCGAGTCTCCTTTAGTAAGGACATCATCTTCAGATAGATTATTTTGAACCATGAAGAGTGCCATATCGCCGACAACCTTAGACGACGGAGTAACCTTTACAATATCCCCAAACATGTGATTGACTCTAGTATACATTTTCTTAACTTCATCCCACTGCTCACCGAGCCCAACACCCTTGGCTTGCTGCTGAAGATTACTGTATTGTCCACCTGGCATCTCATGCTGGTACACCTCAGAATGTGGTGCAACCATTCCACTTTCAAAATCGTGATAATATTTTCGGACATCCTCCCAATAATTTGAAAGCTGTTCCAGGGCCTCAATATTAACATCAGGTTTCCTATCCTTACCTTCTAATGCATAATAAAGCGAATTTGCACTTGGCTGAGAAGTTAGCCCTGCCATCGTACTTAATGCTGTATCGACGATATCTACTCCGCCGTCAATGGCGCGTGCATATGTGTAGATACCATTCCCGCTTGTATCATGGGTATGAAGATGAATCGGAATATCTATCGTTTCTTTTAATTCAGAAATTAGTCGATAGGCTGCTTCAGGTTTAAGCAAACCAGCCATATCCTTAATCCCTAAAATATGTGCCCCTTGGTTCTCAAGTTCTTTTGCAAGTGTTTTATAATAGTTCAAATTATATTTCTCTCTTGTTTCGTCCAGAATATCACCAGTATAACAAATTGCAGCTTCTGCGAGCTTTCCACTATCCCGAACAGCTTCAATCGCAATTTCCATTCCCGGCACCCAGTTTAAACTGTCAAAAACCCTGAAAACATCAATACCCTCCTCCGCAGACTTTCTTACAAATTCACGGATAAGATTGTCAGGATAATTTTTATATCCCACGGCATTGGAACCACGGATTAACATTTGAAACAGAACATTCGGAATTTTTTCACGAAGCATCTGTAATCTTTCCCATGGATCTTCTTTTAAGAACCGATAGGCTACGTCAAATGTAGCTCCTCCCCACATTTCAAAGGAAAAAAGATTAGGTAATAACTTTGCAGTAGGTTCAGCTATATGCAAAATGTCTGTTGATCTTACCCTGGTTGCTAATAACGACTGATGTGCATCTCGGAAGGTAGTATCCGTTAATAGTACATTTTTTTGTTCCTTTAGCCAATGAACAAGACCTTCAGCGCCATTTTGGTCCAGTATTTGTTTCGTTCCATTCTGGTAAGGAAAATCGTATTTCAATTTAGGAATACGCGGCTTAGAAAAAACGGGCCTTTTCTTTTTTTCAATTCCTGGAAACCCGTTCACAGTCACGTTTCCAATATACGTTAACATTTTAGTTCCACGGTCTTTACTAGCCGGAAATACGAATAATTCTGGAGTTGAATCAATAAATGATGTATCATATTCCCCTCTTCTAAACTTTTCATGTCTAACTACATTCTCTAGAAAAGGAATGTTGGTTTTGATTCCACGAATTCTAAACTCCCTAAGGTTCCTTACCATTTTTGATGCCGCTTGTTCAAAGGTTAATGCCCATGTAGAAAGCTTCACAAGCAATGAATCATAATAGGGTGTGATGACTGCACCTTGGTATCCATTCCCTGCATCCAATCGAACACCGAAGCCTCCTCCAGAACGATAAGCCATTATTTTCCCGGTATCAGGCATAAAGTTATTTAGTGGATCTTCTGTTGTAACACGCGACTGAATGGCAAAACCGTTAATACGAATCTCTTCCTGTGGAGGAATTCCGACGATTGGGCTGTGTAACTCCTGACCTTCAGCAACTAAGATTTGCGTATGTACAATATCAATCCCTGTAACCATTTCAGTTACAGTGTGTTCAACCTGAATCCTTGGATTTACTTCGATGAAATAAAAGTCCTCACCCGAAACAAGAAATTCAACTGTCCCTGCATTTAAGTAAGCTACATTCCTCATTAACTTTACCGCGGCAGCACAAATCTTCTCTCGTAATAAGTTTGAAATTGATACACTTGGTGCAACTTCCACTACCTTTTGATGACGTCGCTGTACAGAACAATCACGGTCATACAAATGGACGATGTTACCATTTTTATCTCCAAATATTTGAACCTCTATATGTTTTGGTTTTTCGATTAATTTTTCCAGATATACCTCGTCACTGCCAAATGCTGCTTTTGCTTCCGATCTAGCGCGGTCAAATGCTTCTTGCATTTCCTCTCGATTTCTGACAATACGCATTCCTCGTCCGCCCCCGCCAAGGGCTGCTTTTATAATAATCGGAAAACCATGATTATCAGTAAAATCCACAACTTCCTGTATTGTTTCTACAGGACCATCGCTGCCTGGTATTACCGGTATATTTGCTAATTCTGCTTGTTTTCTTGCCTTAACCTTATCACCGAACATATCGAGATGAGTGGAGGTTGGACCGATAAAAATGATTCCTTCTTCTTCACAACGTCTGGCAAAATGAATGTTTTCAGATAAAAAGCCATATCCTGGATGGATGGCGTTTGCACCGCTGGATTTTGCAATTTCAATGATTCCATCAATGTCTAAGTAAGCATCAATCGGTTTCTTTCCTTCACCAACTAGATATGCTTCATCCGCTTTATAACGGTGATACGCACCTGTGTCTTCCCTGGAATAAATTGCTACGGTTTGGATATTTAATTCGGTACATGCCCGAAAAACACGAATGGCAATTTCTCCTCTGTTTGCAACTAATACTTTGTTGATTTGTCTAGTCAATCTAAGCACCTCATTCTTTCTCACTTTTTTATATAAAAGCGCAGGGATGTATTTTCCCCGCGCTATGTTCGAAATTGATATACATTTCCCTCTTGGTGGGTACTTGTTTTTTCTGGGTGCTTTTGTTTATATTTATTTTCATATTTAACAAACATAGAAACATTGACTAAAATACCTGCAGCTATTGCTAATTGTAAGAGTGATGAACCGCCATAGCTTACAAATGGTAATGGGACACCTGTAAGAGGCATAACCCCAGAAACCCCTGCTAGATTGATAAATGACTGAATTCCAATCATACTCGATATTCCAATCGCTAATAAACTGCCAAATGGATCCTTACATCTTAATCCCAAGTAGATTCCACGTAAAACAATATATCCTAAAGTTAGAATAACGAAGCTGACTCCCCAAACTCCTAATTCTTCTGCAATAACTGCCATAATAAAATCTGTATGTGATTCTGGTAAATACCCTAACTTCTGGACACTCTTTCCTAAACCTAACCCATTAACACCGCCTGAGCCAATCGCAATATACGAGTTTGCTAGATGGAACCCGGAATTAAGTTCGTCCTTGAACGGATTATTTAAAACTTCAAAACGCTCCAAACGTTTCTCGGAAAATATTTCGTCCTGGAGTACTAAAATAACAGGAGATAGGAGAATCATTCCGAGCATGACTAATTTGGTAATCGTTTTGATATTCATCCCTGATGAGATAATAATAGTACCTGCAATCAGTCCAATAATAAGTGCTGTACCAAAGTCTGGTTGAAAGGCAATTAATCCAAGGACAATCACCAGATAGGCTAATGGCGGCAGTACACCGTGATTAAATTTATTAATGTAAGCCTGCTTCTTCGCATAAACGGCTGACAAATAAATGATAATAGATATTTTTACAAATTCAGCCGGCTGAATACTAATAAAGCCAAAATCATACCAACTTTGAGCATTTCCTCTAACTTGTCCAAATACAAATAGACCTAAAAGACCTATGATAGAGAACCCTACCATCGGGAGTAAAAATTTGGTACTTTTCATAATTTTATAAGGAAATAAGGCAATAAATATAAAAATCAGTGCAGATACAATTAGATAAAGCTTTTGTTTTTGATAAAAATAATCACTTTCTACACCATATCGTTGAACTGCCGATGCCATACTGGCGCTATAAACCATCACTAATCCGAATAAAGACAAAAGAACGATCGCGATGATTAATGAATAATCATAGGATTTCAATATTTTTTTAAACATCTAATAACTTCCTCGTTTTTTAAAATTGTCGTTATTGCTATTATAATAGAAAATGGAACAATTGGGTTGAGGAAAAGTTACATTACTCGAATATTTTATATGGAAATATTCTGAATATAATAGCAGTTAATAAAAAACTCAAACAACACATCATTATTGTTTGAGTTTTTTTAGCTATTTTCTAATGGATGCTTCATGAAGCGCAGATAATTCTCTTTCTAATTTATCTAGTATCGCTTTACCATCCTTGACTTCAATTAAGCCTAATCTAACCGCAAATTCTATTTCTCTAGATAAACCAAACATTTGCGTATCCAATACCTCTTCATAAAGCGGGCATTGAGGCATCGTGAGATTTTCCATTTGCACTTTAATAAGCTTTAATATTTTTTCAGCGTCTGCCTGTAACAAGGCATAGGCTTTTTCCTGATGATTCACAATCATTTCAGACGCCAACATTGATCCCCCCATTCAGAGCGATAACCCAACTTATCTATAAATTTTACCTTTTACCACTGAAAAATGCAAGAACAATAACTGTCTGAGTCCTTTGTAATCATATTACTTATATGACATTCAATTTATTTCACGGTATACTTTAATAGAAATGAACTGGAGGAATGAAAGATGGAAAACATACTTATACTGTCTGGCAAGGTAAAATATACTATAACACTCGATCCCACAGTTTGGATTTTTGATGATCGAAAGGTTGATTTGACTACATACTTCTCAACCCCTTCAAATCCCTCTAACGACCTTGAGGAATATACTAAATCAGTTTCTAAACATTGGGACCGTGAAATCATAGAAGGTGCTGTCTACCCGCCAACCTTAAAAACTGAGAAGAAATATGAGAAAGAAAAAGTATTAACTGGAAGTTTTGGCATCCGATTTCAACCTTTTTTAGATAATGCGGAACCAAAAGATAATGCTACTACCTTAATCATAAAAACAACAACTTCAGAACATGAGATATCTCTTGATCGTGCAAAAGAGCTTATTCTTGGTTTTTCAGAAGTTGGAAAGCCCCTTTCAAAAGATGGACCTGTCCATGTTTACTTCGGAGATGGTTCTAACCAACAACATCCAATAAAAAATGTTAGAGAATTTATCATTAAATAATAAACAACGGGTGCCAATTTGGTACCCGTTTGTACATTTTTTCTTACTATGCCTCTTTCTGTTTACAACAAATCTGCTGCCAGCCTTGCTAATCCAGATCGCTCTCCTTTTAGTAATTTAACATGTCCAGAAATAATTTGATCTTTAAATCTTTCGACCACATAGGTTAACCCATTATTGTAAGCGTCAAGATAGGGATGATCAATTTGTTCCGGGTCGCCCATTAAGACAATTTTACTGCCCTCACCTACACGTGTTAAGATTGTTTTCACTTCATGTTTGGTCAAATTTTGTGCTTCATCAATGATAATAAATTGTTTTGGCAGACTTCTTCCCCTTATATAGGTTAATGCCTCTACCTCTATTGACCCCATCCCAGCAAGGATGGCGTCCAATTCGCCCGGTTTCTTAGTATTAAATAGGTATTCTAAATTATCAAATATCGGCTGCATCCATGGTCTAAGTTTTTCTTGTTTTTCCCCAGGTAAAAACCCTATATCTTTCCCAACCGGTACAATAGGCCTAGCTACTAATAGCTTTTTAAACTCTCTAAAGTCTTCAGTTTGCATCAATCCTGATGCTAGAGCTAAAAGCGTTTTACCAGTACCTGCTTTACCTATTAATGTTACTAACGGTATATCCTTTCGTAGTAATAACTCTATTGCCATCGTTTGCTGTACATTTCTTGGATGTATTCCCCAAACATGTTCCTGATTAATCGCAAGTTTCTTTACCTTAAGCTTTGTTTTATCAACCATTCCTAATGCCGAGGCAGATCCGCCTAGAGCATCTTTCATGATTAAGAATTGATTCGGATAAAACGAATATTTACCTATCTCTGATAAAGGCAGCTCCCCTTTTTCATAAAAAGTACCCATTAATTCTCCAGATAAATAAACCTCTAAAAAGCCAGTGTAAATATGGTCGAGTTCGACCACCCTGTCACTTAGAAAATCTTCTGCAGTTAATCCGATAGCGTCTGCCTTTACTCTTACTAATGTATCTTTACTTACAAGGATCACAGGCTTTCCATTTTCTTTTTGTTGTTCTTCCGTTGATAAATTTTTTGCTACTGCAAGAATTCGATTGTCATTTGTTTTTTTCGACAAAGATTTCCTGTAATTCATGAAAGGCACGATGATTAAGTTCAATTCTTATGGTTCCACCATTTTCAAGTGGGATTTTTTCATGAAGCTTCCCCGCTGCTCGCAATTCATCAATTAATCTTGATACATGCCGGGCATTCCTGCCAACTTCATCCATGTATCTCTTCTTTGAGTCCACTTCTTCAAGGACAACTGCAGGAATGACTACTTCATTATCTTCGAATGAGAATATGGAATACGGGTCTTGTAATAAGACGTTTGTATCTAACACGTATATTTTACTCA
This genomic stretch from Neobacillus niacini harbors:
- the coxB gene encoding cytochrome c oxidase subunit II — encoded protein: MKRLAKWRLISIFAILSLILSGCGEPFLSTLRPAGEVADMQYDLMKLSTLIMVGVILVVAVIFILVLVKFRRKDDRIPKQVEGSHKLEIIWTVIPILLLLLLAVPTVSATFKLADVSPMDKKDSDALVINVRSNLYWWEFEYPGQEIVTSQDLVVPTDEKVYFNLISSDVKHSFWVPAVGGKLDTNTENVNKFWLEFDSAKAKEAGDLFYGKCAELCGPSHALMDFKVKTMNRDDFDNWVADMKDVKEPAKAETALAQDGQEIFNKNCISCHAVTPANAAPPEARLAPNLSNFGDRSRIAGVLDHNEEELKNWIRTPEKYKPGNLMTDKYPQLSEDELDALTAYLMGLKVQE
- the cyoE gene encoding heme o synthase gives rise to the protein MPNSKAFGEATIDNGSTGLNSHLVKTTMWKDFMALIKIGIVNSNLITTFTGIWLALHFSGQSFLSNLDIVLFTVIGSSLIIAGSCSINNYIDRDIDPLMERTKSRPTVTGKIVPSKVLGLGIILITIGTIFLLFTTVTATVIGLLGVFSYVVLYSMWSKRQLVSNTIIGSISGAVPPLIGWAAVDGNLDIIAWSLFIIMFIWQPPHFYALAMRRVEEYRAAGIPMLPVVKGFKTTKKHILVWVAALLPTPLLLTSLGIPFLILATVLNIGWLVLGIYGYKIKDDIKWAKLMFVYSLQYLTIIFVAMVIVTLV
- a CDS encoding COX15/CtaA family protein, which translates into the protein MQRSLKWLAVATTIGMILVLLGGALVTKTESGMGCGRSWPLCNGEFVPTDITPELVIELAHRLVSGSVGFLVLALSIWSWKVIGHIRETKFLSFLSFFFLLLQGLIGAAAVIWEQSDFILALHFGISLISFAAVFLLTLLIFEIDKKFEADKLIIDKRMGFHIISISIYSYFVIYTGALVRHTQSSLVCRDWPLCINDSPALPSNLYEWVQMGHRAAAAGIFIWIAYVTYLAIKKYRQQKVIYWGWVSAFTLVSLQVLSGAVIIFSRLNLYIALLHALFITCLFGVLSYFLLLLSRSRKNQ
- the pyc gene encoding pyruvate carboxylase translates to MTRQINKVLVANRGEIAIRVFRACTELNIQTVAIYSREDTGAYHRYKADEAYLVGEGKKPIDAYLDIDGIIEIAKSSGANAIHPGYGFLSENIHFARRCEEEGIIFIGPTSTHLDMFGDKVKARKQAELANIPVIPGSDGPVETIQEVVDFTDNHGFPIIIKAALGGGGRGMRIVRNREEMQEAFDRARSEAKAAFGSDEVYLEKLIEKPKHIEVQIFGDKNGNIVHLYDRDCSVQRRHQKVVEVAPSVSISNLLREKICAAAVKLMRNVAYLNAGTVEFLVSGEDFYFIEVNPRIQVEHTVTEMVTGIDIVHTQILVAEGQELHSPIVGIPPQEEIRINGFAIQSRVTTEDPLNNFMPDTGKIMAYRSGGGFGVRLDAGNGYQGAVITPYYDSLLVKLSTWALTFEQAASKMVRNLREFRIRGIKTNIPFLENVVRHEKFRRGEYDTSFIDSTPELFVFPASKDRGTKMLTYIGNVTVNGFPGIEKKKRPVFSKPRIPKLKYDFPYQNGTKQILDQNGAEGLVHWLKEQKNVLLTDTTFRDAHQSLLATRVRSTDILHIAEPTAKLLPNLFSFEMWGGATFDVAYRFLKEDPWERLQMLREKIPNVLFQMLIRGSNAVGYKNYPDNLIREFVRKSAEEGIDVFRVFDSLNWVPGMEIAIEAVRDSGKLAEAAICYTGDILDETREKYNLNYYKTLAKELENQGAHILGIKDMAGLLKPEAAYRLISELKETIDIPIHLHTHDTSGNGIYTYARAIDGGVDIVDTALSTMAGLTSQPSANSLYYALEGKDRKPDVNIEALEQLSNYWEDVRKYYHDFESGMVAPHSEVYQHEMPGGQYSNLQQQAKGVGLGEQWDEVKKMYTRVNHMFGDIVKVTPSSKVVGDMALFMVQNNLSEDDVLTKGDSIDFPDSVVELFQGYLGQPHQGFPERLQNVILKGKKPLEVRPGELLPEINFSDLKDELGKEIGRNISDIDLISYALYPKVYKEYLNTVELYGNLSFLDTPTFLYGLRLGEEIEVEIETGKTLIVKLVSIGQPQADGTRVVYFELNGQPREVNIKDESIKAAVLTRVKADPKNETHISATMPGTVVKVLVEKGERVERGDHLLITEAMKMETTVQAPYSGVVKEIYIKNEDAIQTGDLLLELEK
- a CDS encoding FtsW/RodA/SpoVE family cell cycle protein yields the protein MFKKILKSYDYSLIIAIVLLSLFGLVMVYSASMASAVQRYGVESDYFYQKQKLYLIVSALIFIFIALFPYKIMKSTKFLLPMVGFSIIGLLGLFVFGQVRGNAQSWYDFGFISIQPAEFVKISIIIYLSAVYAKKQAYINKFNHGVLPPLAYLVIVLGLIAFQPDFGTALIIGLIAGTIIISSGMNIKTITKLVMLGMILLSPVILVLQDEIFSEKRLERFEVLNNPFKDELNSGFHLANSYIAIGSGGVNGLGLGKSVQKLGYLPESHTDFIMAVIAEELGVWGVSFVILTLGYIVLRGIYLGLRCKDPFGSLLAIGISSMIGIQSFINLAGVSGVMPLTGVPLPFVSYGGSSLLQLAIAAGILVNVSMFVKYENKYKQKHPEKTSTHQEGNVYQFRT
- a CDS encoding YlaN family protein codes for the protein MASEMIVNHQEKAYALLQADAEKILKLIKVQMENLTMPQCPLYEEVLDTQMFGLSREIEFAVRLGLIEVKDGKAILDKLERELSALHEASIRK
- a CDS encoding peptidyl-prolyl cis-trans isomerase, coding for MENILILSGKVKYTITLDPTVWIFDDRKVDLTTYFSTPSNPSNDLEEYTKSVSKHWDREIIEGAVYPPTLKTEKKYEKEKVLTGSFGIRFQPFLDNAEPKDNATTLIIKTTTSEHEISLDRAKELILGFSEVGKPLSKDGPVHVYFGDGSNQQHPIKNVREFIIK